In one window of Streptomyces roseofulvus DNA:
- a CDS encoding GNAT family N-acetyltransferase, translating to MTDGLVVRPLDGTGELDLFLGLTYTLDHEVADDLRTGRRRPEWLWVALRDGRLLGRIAWWTNKEGGEPLALDFFDLDPELPAGEAAEVGRRLLRTAMAAVVPAGTVPPEFNRYLPADWREVPETRDRVELLFSLLAETGARPLVERLRLEWLPGTPVAERTGRLAFRPVRDREDLLALMTPVMEGTLDAHGQADLGEGLTLREAAERHYDEEFPHYASPRAWWQVAELPGTGEPVGFVIPARNNYNPIIAYIGVLPAHRGHGYIDEILAEGTRILADAGVPRVRAATDLGNVPMAAAFARAGYVNFQRQIDYVWDAPGASSS from the coding sequence ATGACCGACGGCCTCGTCGTCCGCCCGCTCGACGGGACCGGGGAACTGGACCTGTTCCTCGGCCTCACCTACACGCTCGACCACGAGGTCGCCGACGACCTCCGCACCGGCCGCCGCCGCCCCGAGTGGCTCTGGGTGGCCCTCCGCGACGGCCGGCTGCTCGGCCGGATCGCCTGGTGGACCAACAAGGAGGGCGGCGAACCGCTCGCCCTCGACTTCTTCGACCTCGACCCGGAGCTGCCGGCCGGGGAGGCGGCGGAGGTGGGCCGGCGGCTGCTGCGCACCGCCATGGCCGCCGTCGTACCGGCCGGCACCGTGCCGCCGGAGTTCAACCGCTATCTGCCCGCCGACTGGCGGGAGGTCCCGGAGACCCGCGACCGGGTGGAGCTGCTGTTCTCCCTCCTCGCCGAGACCGGGGCCCGGCCGCTGGTCGAGCGGCTGCGCCTGGAGTGGCTGCCCGGGACACCGGTGGCCGAGCGCACCGGCCGGCTCGCGTTCCGCCCGGTGCGGGACCGGGAGGACCTGCTGGCACTGATGACGCCGGTGATGGAGGGCACGCTCGACGCGCACGGGCAGGCCGACCTGGGCGAGGGGCTGACCCTCCGGGAGGCCGCCGAGCGCCACTACGACGAGGAGTTCCCGCACTACGCCTCGCCGCGCGCGTGGTGGCAGGTGGCGGAGCTGCCGGGCACGGGCGAGCCGGTCGGCTTCGTGATCCCCGCCCGCAACAACTACAACCCGATCATCGCCTACATCGGGGTGCTGCCCGCCCACCGGGGCCACGGGTACATCGACGAGATCCTCGCCGAGGGCACCCGGATCCTCGCCGACGCGGGCGTGCCGCGGGTGCGGGCCGCGACCGACCTGGGGAACGTGCCGATGGCGGCGGCGTTCGCCCGCGCCGGATACGTGAACTTCCAGCGCCAGATCGACTACGTGTGGGACGCGCCGGGCGCGTCGTCCTCCTGA
- a CDS encoding DUF1707 and FHA domain-containing protein encodes MTTPYEPPAHSPRLTDAERDRALVLLREGAAQGRLSHDTFLFRMERALQARRPDELAVLTADLRGESGWSRRVIGAVEAVSGFTARLRRAWHAERLPKLLLPQPGPYPLRIGRDPVNGLRLSHETASRLHAELSLQGGLWVLRDLGSTNGTTVNGRRVVGAVVVRAGDVVGFGEMSFRLSVD; translated from the coding sequence GTGACGACCCCTTACGAGCCTCCGGCGCACTCCCCGCGGCTGACCGACGCCGAGCGGGACCGCGCGCTGGTGCTGCTCCGGGAGGGCGCCGCACAGGGCCGTCTCTCGCACGACACCTTCCTCTTCCGGATGGAGCGAGCCCTCCAGGCCCGCCGCCCCGACGAACTGGCCGTGCTCACCGCCGACCTGCGCGGCGAGAGCGGCTGGAGCCGGCGGGTGATCGGCGCCGTCGAGGCCGTCTCGGGCTTCACCGCCCGCCTCCGCCGAGCCTGGCACGCCGAGCGGCTGCCCAAGCTGCTGCTGCCGCAGCCGGGGCCGTACCCGCTGCGGATCGGCCGCGACCCGGTGAACGGGCTGCGGCTCAGTCACGAGACGGCGTCCCGGCTGCACGCCGAGCTCTCCCTCCAGGGCGGCCTCTGGGTGCTGCGCGACCTCGGCTCCACCAACGGCACCACCGTCAACGGCCGCCGGGTCGTCGGCGCCGTCGTGGTGCGGGCCGGCGACGTCGTCGGCTTCGGCGAGATGAGCTTCCGGCTCTCCGTCGACTGA
- a CDS encoding cytochrome P450, with the protein MRDEPSRDTEGRTGEGPWERVPVMAPARRAAGPARVRPVADPTAPPGGLTVAPSPLDPGAALDPHPVHRRLREEFPLTYDPLLRAWVLSRYADVATALTDPRFTHGHRPGDPACARAHTDVDLGELRSVAERTAFVLARRIAGRERADLVADFCHWLPAGTVAAAVGVPYRDMMRLVRGRAATALAGECGGQIAVREKALASFLANVLVDPDQVAALRDAPPGLVARAWAESLRRDPPVQIAVRRTREDVPVSGGVLPGGSSVALLIGAAGRDPERFRDPDRFDPLRDDPHQLTYGPGFCPAVILAGLEAEYAVRVLFQAMPRLRLADGFRPAPAGLITRAPRTLAVLPNG; encoded by the coding sequence ATGCGCGACGAGCCGAGCCGCGACACCGAGGGCCGGACGGGCGAGGGGCCCTGGGAGCGGGTGCCCGTCATGGCGCCCGCCCGGCGGGCCGCCGGGCCCGCACGGGTGCGGCCGGTGGCCGACCCGACCGCGCCGCCCGGCGGGCTGACCGTCGCCCCCAGCCCGCTGGACCCCGGCGCCGCCCTCGACCCGCACCCCGTGCACCGCAGGCTGCGCGAGGAGTTCCCGCTCACGTACGACCCGCTGCTGCGCGCCTGGGTCCTCAGCCGGTACGCCGACGTGGCCACCGCCCTCACCGACCCCCGCTTCACCCACGGGCACCGGCCCGGCGACCCGGCCTGCGCCCGGGCCCACACCGACGTGGACCTCGGCGAGCTGCGGTCGGTGGCGGAACGCACCGCGTTCGTGCTGGCCCGCCGGATCGCCGGCCGCGAACGGGCCGACCTGGTGGCCGACTTCTGCCACTGGCTGCCGGCCGGCACGGTCGCCGCCGCCGTCGGCGTCCCCTACCGGGACATGATGCGGCTGGTACGGGGCCGGGCCGCGACGGCGCTCGCCGGGGAGTGCGGCGGGCAGATCGCGGTACGGGAGAAGGCGCTGGCCTCCTTCCTCGCCAACGTCCTCGTCGACCCCGACCAGGTCGCCGCCCTGCGCGACGCCCCGCCGGGCCTGGTGGCCCGGGCGTGGGCCGAGTCGCTGCGCCGCGACCCTCCGGTGCAGATCGCCGTCCGGCGCACCCGCGAGGACGTGCCGGTCAGCGGCGGGGTGCTGCCCGGAGGCTCCTCGGTCGCGCTGCTCATCGGCGCGGCCGGACGGGACCCCGAGCGGTTCCGCGACCCGGACCGCTTCGACCCGCTCCGCGACGACCCGCACCAGCTCACCTACGGCCCCGGATTCTGCCCGGCGGTGATCCTGGCCGGCCTGGAAGCGGAGTACGCGGTCCGCGTGCTCTTCCAGGCGATGCCCCGGCTGCGGCTGGCCGACGGCTTCCGTCCCGCGCCGGCCGGGCTCATCACCCGCGCCCCGCGCACCCTGGCGGTCCTGCCGAACGGCTGA
- the treY gene encoding malto-oligosyltrehalose synthase encodes MTSHRHAPAVVPTATYRLQLQPAFPFAAAERAVPHLAGLGVSHLHLSPVLEAVPGSAHGYDVTDHRAVRAELGGEAGLRSLAATARAHGLGLVVDLVPNHMAASPRHNHALREVLRDGPESPYARWFDLDRSAGDGDRLLLPVLPARLSEVRDRLRVEDGVLRLDGQEFPLRAGTEELPLDELLAAQWYRLGWWRLARTELGYRRFFTVSDLIGVRVEDPEVFTATHAKILELVADGVIEGLRIDHPDGLADPQGYLERLAEATGGRCWTVVEKILTGPETLPDAWPVAGTTGYDALRLVDGVLTDPEGAAELTALYREFAGRSADRGGEWEATARRAAYEVVRHDLAAETAVLTRAAARLCAADPALQDHAPWALRTAIEELLVRVPVYRPYRTGAERVLTPEAARGARAAFAVPEEAAAVDAVRGLLLGTHGDSPGHRAFRARFAQTSSALRAKSTEDTAFYRYAPLLSANEVGGDPGRPAVGVAEFHAACARLARDWPAGGTVLTTHDTKRSADVRAAIAVLAQCPDVWAGLLAEVAGVPAPDPHLAWTAWQTAFGFGTPDPERIGPAVLKAVREEGLRTSWTEQDPAYERAVADFVAAGPGRVPLRTASEAAFALEPHIRAHADGAALVQLTMPGVPELYQGTEREYRALVDPDNRAPFAPGPDDGRTALVRAALRLRRERPAAFGPGGTYLPLTAEGPAAAHCLAFARSGEVVTAVTRLSLRLAEAGGWRDTELVLPAGRWADVLDGVREFTGGPESELKLAELFADRPVALLARIPS; translated from the coding sequence ATGACGTCCCACCGCCACGCGCCCGCCGTCGTGCCCACCGCCACCTACCGGCTCCAGCTCCAGCCCGCGTTCCCGTTCGCCGCCGCCGAGCGGGCCGTGCCGCACCTGGCCGGTCTCGGCGTCTCGCATCTGCACCTCTCCCCCGTCCTGGAGGCGGTGCCCGGCTCCGCCCACGGCTACGACGTCACCGACCACCGCGCGGTCCGGGCGGAGCTGGGCGGCGAGGCGGGGCTGCGCTCGCTCGCCGCCACCGCCCGCGCCCACGGCCTGGGCCTGGTGGTGGACCTGGTGCCCAACCACATGGCCGCTTCCCCGCGCCACAACCACGCCCTGCGGGAGGTCCTGCGGGACGGCCCGGAGTCGCCGTACGCCCGCTGGTTCGACCTCGACCGGTCGGCCGGCGACGGCGACCGGCTGCTGCTCCCGGTGCTGCCCGCGCGCCTGTCGGAGGTACGGGACCGGCTGCGGGTCGAGGACGGCGTGCTCCGCCTGGACGGGCAGGAGTTCCCGCTCCGCGCGGGCACCGAGGAGCTCCCGCTGGACGAGCTGCTCGCCGCCCAGTGGTACCGGCTCGGCTGGTGGCGGCTGGCCCGCACCGAGCTGGGCTACCGGCGCTTCTTCACCGTCTCGGACCTGATCGGGGTGCGGGTGGAGGACCCGGAGGTGTTCACGGCGACCCACGCGAAGATCCTGGAGCTGGTCGCCGACGGGGTGATCGAGGGGCTGCGGATCGACCATCCGGACGGACTCGCCGATCCGCAGGGCTATCTGGAGCGGCTGGCGGAGGCGACCGGCGGCCGGTGCTGGACGGTGGTCGAGAAGATCCTCACCGGACCCGAGACGCTGCCGGACGCCTGGCCGGTCGCCGGGACCACCGGCTACGACGCGCTGCGGCTGGTCGACGGCGTCCTCACCGACCCGGAGGGGGCCGCCGAACTCACCGCACTCTACCGGGAGTTCGCCGGCCGCTCGGCGGACCGGGGCGGCGAGTGGGAGGCGACCGCCCGACGCGCCGCGTACGAGGTGGTGCGGCACGACCTGGCGGCCGAGACGGCCGTCCTGACCCGGGCGGCGGCCCGGCTGTGCGCCGCCGATCCGGCGCTCCAGGACCACGCGCCCTGGGCCCTGCGCACTGCGATCGAGGAACTCCTCGTCCGCGTGCCGGTCTACCGGCCCTACCGGACCGGCGCCGAGCGGGTCCTCACCCCCGAGGCGGCCAGGGGCGCGCGGGCCGCGTTCGCGGTGCCGGAGGAGGCCGCCGCCGTGGACGCCGTCCGGGGACTGCTCCTCGGGACGCACGGCGACTCCCCCGGACACCGCGCGTTCCGGGCCCGGTTCGCCCAGACGTCCTCGGCGCTGCGCGCCAAGTCCACCGAGGACACCGCCTTCTACCGGTACGCCCCGCTGCTCTCGGCCAACGAGGTCGGCGGCGATCCGGGCCGGCCCGCCGTCGGCGTCGCGGAGTTCCACGCCGCCTGCGCCCGGCTGGCCCGCGACTGGCCGGCCGGCGGCACGGTGCTCACCACCCACGACACCAAGCGCAGCGCGGACGTGCGGGCGGCGATCGCGGTGCTCGCCCAGTGTCCGGACGTGTGGGCCGGGCTGCTGGCCGAGGTCGCCGGGGTCCCGGCGCCGGACCCGCACCTCGCCTGGACGGCCTGGCAGACCGCCTTCGGCTTCGGCACGCCGGATCCGGAGCGGATCGGTCCCGCGGTGCTCAAGGCGGTGCGGGAGGAGGGGCTGCGGACCTCCTGGACCGAGCAGGACCCGGCGTACGAGCGGGCGGTGGCCGACTTCGTCGCCGCCGGGCCCGGTCGCGTCCCGCTGCGGACGGCGTCCGAGGCGGCGTTCGCGCTGGAGCCGCACATCCGGGCGCACGCGGACGGCGCGGCGCTGGTCCAGCTGACCATGCCGGGCGTGCCGGAGCTGTACCAGGGCACCGAGCGCGAGTACCGGGCGCTGGTCGACCCGGACAACCGGGCCCCGTTCGCGCCGGGTCCGGACGACGGGCGGACGGCGCTGGTCCGGGCCGCGCTCCGGCTGCGCCGGGAGCGTCCGGCGGCCTTCGGCCCCGGCGGGACCTATCTGCCGCTGACGGCCGAGGGCCCGGCCGCCGCCCACTGTCTGGCCTTCGCGCGCTCGGGCGAGGTGGTCACCGCGGTGACCCGGCTCTCGCTGCGGCTGGCGGAGGCGGGCGGCTGGCGGGACACGGAGCTGGTGCTGCCGGCGGGCCGGTGGGCCGATGTCCTCGACGGGGTGCGGGAGTTCACCGGCGGACCGGAGAGCGAGCTGAAGCTGGCGGAGCTGTTCGCGGACCGCCCGGTCGCGCTCCTCGCGCGGATCCCGTCCTGA
- a CDS encoding MFS transporter, with translation MYRDTLSLLGPGLPVLSFLGRLPTAMCQLGSVLLVAETSGSLATAGLAGGALAAGQTVAGPLLGRLADRRGQRGPVLAASLANAVAVAALVLAAVARAPTGLLVPLALLAGATVPQIGPLARTRSVALARRAGADDRTVGAVLSFEGTLDEVSFVLGPALVGLAAALAHPGTALLGAALLLALCGTGFALHPSARATAPEPAASTTRTGAAERTRLPGSTYALRVTMVLQGAMFGASQAGITALTAALDAPAQAGLVYAAMGVMSAAVGLSLAALPARIGLTLRWRTATAGLVLLSLPLLAVDSLPGLYAVVTVLGAAYAPHLITVFALTERSVPAGRLAESMAFLTSGIVGGQALALALSGRLAEQHGAPAAFAVAVGAAVACAALSWTVRTGAPSGALRPGGSAPSDSAARG, from the coding sequence ATGTACCGCGACACCCTCTCCCTGCTCGGGCCCGGCCTCCCGGTCCTCTCCTTCCTGGGCCGGCTGCCGACCGCCATGTGCCAGCTCGGCAGCGTGCTGCTGGTCGCGGAGACCAGCGGCTCGCTCGCCACGGCGGGCCTCGCCGGCGGCGCGCTGGCCGCCGGGCAGACCGTCGCGGGGCCGCTGCTCGGCCGGCTCGCGGACCGGCGCGGCCAGCGCGGCCCCGTCCTGGCCGCGTCCCTCGCCAACGCGGTCGCGGTCGCCGCCCTGGTCCTCGCCGCCGTCGCCCGGGCCCCCACCGGCCTCCTCGTGCCGCTGGCGCTGCTCGCCGGGGCGACCGTTCCCCAGATCGGGCCGCTGGCCCGGACCCGCTCGGTGGCCCTCGCCCGCCGGGCCGGCGCGGACGACCGGACCGTGGGCGCGGTCCTCTCCTTCGAGGGCACGCTCGACGAGGTGTCGTTCGTCCTCGGCCCGGCGCTCGTCGGCCTCGCCGCCGCCCTCGCCCACCCGGGCACCGCCCTGCTCGGCGCGGCCCTGCTGCTCGCCCTCTGCGGCACCGGCTTCGCCCTCCACCCCTCGGCCCGCGCCACCGCCCCGGAACCGGCCGCGAGCACCACCCGCACGGGCGCCGCCGAACGGACGCGGCTGCCCGGCTCCACGTACGCCCTCCGGGTGACGATGGTCCTCCAGGGCGCCATGTTCGGCGCCTCCCAGGCCGGGATCACCGCGCTCACCGCCGCGCTCGACGCGCCCGCCCAGGCCGGGCTCGTCTACGCGGCGATGGGGGTGATGAGCGCCGCCGTCGGCCTCTCGCTCGCCGCGCTGCCCGCCCGGATCGGCCTCACCCTCCGCTGGCGGACCGCGACCGCCGGGCTCGTCCTGCTCTCCCTCCCGCTGCTCGCCGTCGACTCCCTGCCGGGCCTGTACGCCGTGGTGACCGTGCTCGGCGCCGCCTACGCCCCGCACCTCATCACGGTCTTCGCGCTGACCGAGCGGTCCGTCCCGGCCGGCCGGCTCGCCGAGTCCATGGCCTTCCTGACCAGCGGGATCGTCGGCGGGCAGGCGCTCGCCCTGGCGCTCTCCGGCCGGCTCGCCGAACAGCACGGCGCCCCCGCCGCCTTCGCGGTGGCGGTGGGGGCGGCCGTCGCCTGCGCGGCGCTCTCCTGGACCGTCCGGACGGGGGCGCCGAGCGGCGCGCTCAGGCCGGGCGGCTCAGCACCGTCAGACTCAGCGGCGCGAGGGTGA
- the glgX gene encoding glycogen debranching protein GlgX, producing MQVWPGQAYPLGATYDGAGTNFAVFSEAAHRVELCLIDDDGTETSVELRETDAFVRHAYLPGVMPGQRYGFRVHGPYAPERGLRCNPAKLLLDPYARAMSGSVDWGEAVYGYPFGRPDARNDLDSAGRTMTSVVVNPYFDWGDDRRPRTEYHHTVIYEAHVKGLTKLHPDLPEELRGTYAGLAHPSVIGHLKELGVTALELMPVHQFVHDHRLVDAGLSNYWGYNTIGFFAPHNAYASWGDRGQQVLEFKSAVRALHQAGIEVILDVVYNHTAEGNHLGPTLSFRGLDNPSYYRLADDPRYYMDTTGTGNSLLMRSPHVLQLIMDSLRYWVTEMHVDGFRFDLAATLARQFHEVDRLSSFFDLVQQDPVVSQVKLIAEPWDVGEGGYQVGNFPPLWTEWNGKYRDCVRDLWRGEPRTLAEFASRLTGSSDLYQDDGRRPLASVNFVTCHDGFTLRDLVSYNEKRNEANGEGNRDGESHNRSWNCGQEGETDDVGIIELRARQMRNFLATLMLSQGVPMLSHGDEFGRTQGGNNNAYCQDSEISWVRWPKENSEAEATLLRFTRAMVRLRREHPVFRRRRFFHGRPVEGTHDELTDIAWFTPEGEEMTARDWQAAHARALTVFLNGNAISEPGPQGERIADDSFLLMFNASSQELEFAVPDSHGRCWRTVVDTSDPEGMPPLAGPEIAAGERVTLAPLSLTVLSRPA from the coding sequence ATGCAGGTCTGGCCGGGACAGGCGTACCCCCTGGGCGCCACCTATGACGGAGCGGGCACCAACTTCGCGGTCTTCTCGGAGGCGGCGCACCGCGTCGAGCTGTGTCTCATCGACGACGACGGCACGGAGACGTCCGTCGAACTGCGCGAGACGGACGCCTTCGTCCGCCACGCGTACCTGCCGGGCGTGATGCCCGGCCAGCGGTACGGCTTCCGGGTGCACGGGCCGTACGCGCCGGAGCGCGGGCTGCGCTGCAACCCGGCGAAGCTCCTCCTCGACCCGTACGCGCGGGCGATGTCCGGCTCGGTCGACTGGGGCGAGGCGGTGTACGGGTACCCCTTCGGGCGGCCCGACGCGCGCAACGACCTGGACTCGGCCGGGCGGACGATGACCTCGGTGGTGGTGAACCCCTACTTCGACTGGGGCGACGACCGGCGGCCGCGCACCGAGTACCACCACACGGTGATCTACGAGGCCCATGTGAAGGGCCTGACCAAGCTCCACCCGGACCTCCCGGAGGAGCTGCGCGGCACCTACGCGGGGCTCGCGCACCCGTCGGTGATCGGGCACCTGAAGGAACTCGGCGTGACCGCGCTGGAACTGATGCCGGTGCACCAGTTCGTGCACGACCACCGGCTGGTGGACGCGGGGCTGTCGAACTACTGGGGCTACAACACGATCGGCTTCTTCGCGCCGCACAACGCCTACGCCTCCTGGGGCGACCGCGGGCAGCAGGTCCTGGAGTTCAAGTCGGCAGTGCGGGCGCTTCACCAGGCGGGCATCGAGGTCATCCTCGACGTCGTCTACAACCACACGGCCGAGGGCAACCACCTGGGCCCGACGCTCTCCTTCCGGGGCCTCGACAACCCTTCGTACTACCGGCTCGCCGACGACCCCCGGTACTACATGGACACCACCGGCACCGGGAACTCGCTGCTCATGCGGTCCCCGCACGTGCTCCAGCTGATCATGGACAGCCTGCGGTACTGGGTGACCGAGATGCACGTGGACGGCTTCCGCTTCGACCTGGCGGCCACCCTGGCCCGCCAGTTCCACGAGGTGGACCGGCTGTCGTCCTTCTTCGACCTGGTGCAGCAGGACCCGGTGGTGAGCCAGGTGAAGCTGATCGCCGAGCCGTGGGACGTCGGCGAGGGCGGCTACCAGGTGGGCAACTTCCCGCCGCTGTGGACCGAGTGGAACGGCAAGTACCGGGACTGCGTGCGGGACCTGTGGCGGGGCGAGCCGCGCACGCTGGCCGAGTTCGCCTCACGGCTCACCGGCTCCTCCGACCTGTACCAGGACGACGGGCGGCGCCCGCTGGCCTCGGTCAACTTCGTGACCTGCCACGACGGCTTCACCCTGCGGGACCTGGTCTCGTACAACGAGAAGCGCAACGAGGCCAACGGGGAGGGCAACCGGGACGGCGAGAGCCACAACCGGTCCTGGAACTGCGGGCAGGAGGGCGAGACCGACGACGTCGGGATCATCGAGCTGCGGGCCCGGCAGATGCGCAACTTCCTGGCGACGCTGATGCTGTCGCAGGGCGTGCCGATGCTCAGCCACGGCGACGAGTTCGGGCGCACCCAGGGCGGCAACAACAACGCCTACTGCCAGGACAGCGAGATCTCCTGGGTGCGGTGGCCGAAGGAGAACAGCGAGGCGGAGGCGACGCTGCTGCGGTTCACCCGGGCGATGGTGCGGCTCCGCCGCGAGCACCCGGTCTTCCGGCGGCGGCGCTTCTTCCACGGCCGTCCGGTGGAGGGCACCCACGACGAGCTGACCGACATCGCCTGGTTCACGCCGGAGGGCGAGGAGATGACGGCCCGCGACTGGCAGGCGGCGCACGCCCGGGCACTGACCGTCTTCCTCAACGGCAACGCGATCTCGGAGCCGGGGCCGCAGGGCGAGCGGATCGCCGACGACTCCTTCCTGCTGATGTTCAACGCCTCGTCGCAGGAGCTGGAGTTCGCGGTGCCGGACAGCCACGGGCGGTGCTGGCGGACCGTGGTGGACACCTCCGATCCGGAGGGGATGCCGCCGCTGGCGGGGCCGGAGATCGCGGCGGGCGAGCGGGTCACCCTCGCGCCGCTGAGTCTGACGGTGCTGAGCCGCCCGGCCTGA
- a CDS encoding SAV2148 family HEPN domain-containing protein, with protein MSSGGLELPPGDAGHEGGPADPGEAPPTVVLPSGTVTGAVPVARPVEIGAELDWGAEAWSEVRTRAQRAGRAYIWLNLVEQRMRAVVAAVLRPVYEPVHGDEWVVAAAGPAGQEWVRRAVAVREVSRRKGYLLDPADDNVLSFLTLPQLRELMVQHWPCFEPYFDDRREVELALDELEVTRNVVSRNRALSPTVLAQAERASARILEILGSGAGAPSADRLPVDAVEDLVGDRYADVVSVHPDRVRLQRQLPAEDLFGGARRLDATGIGLNLLVQNFSGRRMVRLAESGCRIRLLFLNPASSAVKRRERELGIRKGELSRSVEMNILHMRRVRSKLRDPDAFQIHVFDETPRFTAYLVDGDGPDGVGVVQSYLRRARGMEAPVLVLRGGGRTVVRPDGPGRDADHGLFETYREEFESVWLDSRPVS; from the coding sequence GTGAGCTCGGGAGGTCTTGAGCTGCCCCCAGGTGACGCGGGTCACGAGGGGGGACCGGCCGACCCTGGGGAGGCGCCGCCCACGGTGGTCCTCCCCTCGGGCACCGTCACCGGCGCGGTCCCCGTGGCCCGCCCGGTGGAGATCGGCGCCGAACTCGACTGGGGCGCCGAGGCGTGGAGCGAGGTCCGCACCCGCGCCCAGCGCGCCGGCCGTGCCTACATCTGGCTCAATCTCGTCGAACAGCGGATGCGGGCCGTCGTCGCCGCCGTCCTCCGGCCGGTCTACGAACCCGTCCACGGCGACGAGTGGGTCGTCGCCGCCGCCGGCCCGGCCGGCCAGGAATGGGTCCGCCGGGCCGTCGCCGTCCGCGAGGTCTCCCGCCGCAAGGGCTACCTCCTCGACCCCGCCGACGACAACGTCCTCTCCTTCCTCACCCTGCCCCAGCTCCGCGAGCTGATGGTGCAGCACTGGCCCTGCTTCGAGCCCTACTTCGACGACCGGCGCGAGGTCGAACTCGCCCTCGACGAACTGGAGGTGACCCGGAACGTCGTCTCCCGCAACCGGGCCCTCTCGCCGACCGTCCTCGCCCAGGCCGAACGGGCCTCCGCCCGCATCCTGGAGATCCTCGGCAGCGGCGCCGGCGCCCCCTCCGCCGACCGGCTGCCCGTCGACGCCGTCGAGGACCTCGTCGGCGACCGGTACGCCGACGTCGTCTCCGTCCACCCCGACCGCGTCCGGCTCCAGCGCCAGCTGCCCGCCGAGGACCTCTTCGGCGGCGCCCGACGCCTCGACGCCACCGGCATAGGCCTCAATCTGCTCGTGCAGAACTTCTCCGGCCGCCGCATGGTCCGCCTCGCCGAGTCCGGGTGCCGGATACGGCTCCTCTTCCTCAACCCCGCCAGCAGCGCCGTCAAGCGCCGCGAGCGGGAGCTCGGCATCAGGAAGGGCGAGCTGAGCCGGTCCGTCGAGATGAACATCCTGCACATGCGCCGGGTCCGCTCCAAGCTCCGCGACCCCGACGCCTTCCAGATCCACGTCTTCGACGAGACCCCCCGCTTCACCGCCTACCTCGTCGACGGCGACGGCCCCGACGGGGTCGGCGTCGTCCAGTCCTACCTCCGCAGGGCCCGCGGCATGGAGGCGCCCGTCCTCGTGCTGCGCGGCGGCGGCCGGACCGTCGTCCGGCCCGACGGCCCCGGACGTGACGCGGACCACGGACTCTTCGAGACCTACCGGGAGGAGTTCGAGTCCGTCTGGCTCGACTCCCGGCCCGTTTCCTGA
- a CDS encoding 3'-5' exonuclease: MAWHGEPLVGFDLETTGTDPLESRIVTASIVGVHRGAVVRQRDWLADPGVRIPEQASAIHGISSERAAAEGRPVREVADEVAETLTGYWAQGVPVVAYNASFDLTLLSAELRRHGLPSLAERMGGTGIGPVLDPYTIDRAVDRYRRGKRTLEAVCGEYGVELTSAHQASADALAAVRVALAIAARHPQVAALDPAELHERQIGWYRAWAENFQDFLRRKGDPDAVVDPVWPLRGEPVAVTP, from the coding sequence ATGGCCTGGCATGGGGAACCACTGGTCGGCTTCGACCTGGAGACGACGGGGACGGACCCGCTCGAATCCCGCATCGTCACCGCGTCGATCGTCGGCGTCCACCGCGGAGCGGTGGTCCGGCAGCGGGACTGGCTCGCCGATCCCGGTGTCCGCATCCCCGAACAGGCGTCCGCCATCCACGGCATCAGCAGCGAGCGGGCCGCCGCCGAGGGCCGCCCGGTCCGCGAGGTCGCCGACGAGGTCGCCGAGACCCTGACCGGCTACTGGGCCCAGGGCGTCCCCGTCGTCGCCTACAACGCCTCCTTCGACCTCACCCTGCTCTCCGCCGAGCTGCGGCGGCACGGGCTGCCCTCGCTCGCCGAGCGGATGGGCGGCACCGGCATCGGGCCCGTCCTCGACCCGTACACCATCGACCGGGCCGTCGACCGCTACCGGCGAGGCAAGCGGACCCTGGAGGCGGTCTGCGGCGAGTACGGCGTCGAGCTCACCAGCGCCCACCAGGCGTCCGCCGACGCGCTCGCCGCCGTCCGGGTCGCCCTCGCGATAGCCGCCCGGCATCCGCAGGTGGCCGCCCTCGACCCGGCCGAGCTGCACGAGCGGCAGATCGGCTGGTACCGCGCCTGGGCCGAGAACTTCCAGGACTTCCTTCGCCGCAAGGGCGACCCGGACGCGGTCGTCGACCCGGTGTGGCCGCTGCGCGGCGAACCGGTGGCCGTCACTCCCTGA